A single genomic interval of Halorubrum aethiopicum harbors:
- a CDS encoding creatininase family protein, whose amino-acid sequence MYLADHTWPELGDRLEDASTAIVPLGSTEQHGPHLPLATDHLIAEGLATAAAEETGIPRTPTVDIGVSPHHRQFPGTLWVDPPEFRDYVESLTRNLAYHGIDRVVYVNAHGGNVDHLREVGRRLHQDGTMYAIEWMWDESIPELVDDLFEQNGPHAGPKETAMITHLAPDLVHPEEFEAARDGGLTDIEDSETMVHGARTFYDAVDNSANGAFGDPTDVTPEKAERLFEAAADQLVQLLEWLDARELETLMPEPRVK is encoded by the coding sequence ATGTACCTCGCGGACCACACCTGGCCGGAACTGGGCGATCGACTCGAGGACGCCTCCACCGCGATCGTGCCGCTCGGATCGACAGAACAGCACGGGCCGCACCTCCCGCTCGCGACCGACCACCTCATCGCCGAAGGACTCGCGACCGCGGCCGCCGAGGAGACCGGAATCCCCCGCACGCCCACCGTCGACATCGGCGTCAGCCCGCACCACCGCCAGTTCCCCGGGACGCTCTGGGTGGATCCGCCGGAGTTCCGCGACTACGTCGAGAGCCTCACGCGCAACCTCGCGTACCACGGGATCGACCGCGTCGTCTACGTCAACGCCCACGGCGGCAACGTCGACCACCTCCGCGAGGTCGGCCGCCGGCTCCACCAGGACGGGACGATGTACGCCATCGAGTGGATGTGGGACGAGTCGATCCCGGAGCTCGTCGACGACCTGTTCGAACAGAACGGTCCCCACGCCGGCCCCAAGGAGACCGCGATGATCACCCACCTCGCGCCCGACCTCGTCCATCCCGAGGAGTTCGAGGCCGCCCGCGACGGCGGTCTCACGGACATCGAGGACTCGGAGACGATGGTCCACGGCGCGCGAACCTTCTACGACGCGGTCGACAACTCCGCGAACGGCGCGTTCGGCGACCCGACCGACGTCACGCCCGAGAAGGCCGAGCGGCTGTTCGAGGCCGCCGCCGACCAGTTGGTCCAACTCCTGGAGTGGCTCGACGCCCGCGAACTCGAGACGCTGATGCCCGAGCCGCGAGTGAAGTGA
- a CDS encoding nascent polypeptide-associated complex protein — MFGGGGMNPRKMKQMMKQMGIDVEELDAERVVVETADGDLVFEDPQVTRMDAQGQKTYQIVGDPDEVADAGAGGASAVEAADADEETEAGGIPDDDVALVAERAGVPESLARETLEAHDGDLAAAIAELE; from the coding sequence ATGTTCGGAGGAGGCGGCATGAATCCGCGAAAGATGAAACAGATGATGAAACAGATGGGGATCGACGTCGAGGAGCTCGACGCCGAGCGGGTCGTCGTCGAGACGGCCGACGGCGACCTCGTCTTCGAGGACCCGCAGGTCACGCGCATGGACGCGCAGGGCCAGAAGACCTACCAGATCGTGGGCGACCCCGACGAGGTCGCCGACGCGGGCGCGGGCGGCGCGAGCGCAGTCGAGGCCGCCGACGCCGACGAGGAGACGGAAGCCGGCGGGATCCCCGACGACGACGTGGCGCTCGTCGCGGAGCGCGCGGGCGTCCCCGAGTCGCTCGCCCGCGAGACGCTCGAGGCCCACGACGGCGACCTCGCGGCCGCGATCGCCGAACTCGAGTGA